A genomic stretch from Etheostoma cragini isolate CJK2018 chromosome 8, CSU_Ecrag_1.0, whole genome shotgun sequence includes:
- the lctlb gene encoding lactase-like b isoform X1, with translation MQCKHFPLANHSAISKQLKQCSELHNETSFHTDRKDSSGEGWCYNRRRTIEIAPIDIFSLLRGLLFEESSAPRDSSSSNTPAANEFFIKYTAGFSWGAGSSAYQTEGAWDKDGKGLSIWDVFSHKKGKIQQNDTGDSSCEGYHKVKDDVSLIKELKLNHYRFSISWPRLIPTGIKSDHINEKGIQYYDGLIDQLLENKITPIVTLYHWDLPQVLQEKYGGWQNISLVNHFNEFANLCFERFGNRVKYWMTFNNPWSVAVEGYETGEHAPGLRLRGTGAYRAAHHIIKAHAKVWHTYDTQWRAKQKGLIGISLSGDWGEPVDMSNQKDIEAAERYVQFYLGWFATPIFHGDYPQVMKDFIGRKSVQQGLGTSRLPTFSTQEKSYIKGTCDFLGIGHFTTRYITQKNNPSGQSSSSYFTDRDLAELVDPQWPDPGSEWLYSVPWGFRRLLNFVKTQYGNPMIYVTENGVSEKMLCTELCDDWRIQYYKDYINEMLKAIKDGVNVKGYTAWSLLDKFEWDEGYSERFGLYYVDFRNKNKPRYPKASVQFYKRVISSNGFPNQREVENWRRKAIETCSSSNQLLAAEEQRSTAANILRLIHDPLTSHMEMVTEIVVPTVCTLSILLSAVFLMFLLRRRN, from the exons ATGCAGTGCAAACACTTTCCACTAGCAAACCATTCAGCAATTTCTAAACAGCTAAAACAATGCAGTGAGCTTCACAATGAGACCAGCTTTCACACTGACAGAAAGGACAGCTCTGGAGAAGGGTGGTGCTACAACAGGCGACGTACAATAGAGATTGCACCAATAGATATATTCAGCTTACTACGTGGTCTGCTGTTCGAGGAGAGCAGTGCACCCAGGGATTCAAGCTCATCAAACACACCTGCTGCAAATGAATTCTTCATAAAGTACACAG CTG GATTTTCATGGGGTGCCGGAAGTTCAGCCTATCAAACAGAAGGGGCCTGGGACAAAGATGGAAAAGGACTGAGCATCTGGGACGTGTTCAGTCATAAGAAAggcaaaatacaacaaaatgacACCGGGGACTCCTCTTGTGAGGGCTACCACAAAGTCAAG GATGATGTTTCTCTGATAAAGGAGCTGAAGCTTAACCACTATCGTTTCTCCATATCCTGGCCTAGACTCATCCCCACTGGCATAAAGT CTGACCatataaatgaaaaaggaatacaatactatgatggACTGATTGACCAGCTGCTGGAAAACAAGATCACTCCCATTGTAACTTTGTATCACTGGGATCTTCCACAG GTCTTACAGGAGAAATATGGTGGATGGCAGAATATAAGCTTGGTCAATCATTTCAATGAATTTGCTAACCTGTGCTTTGAAAGATTTGGCAACCGAGTCAAGTACTGGATGACTTTCAACAATCCATGG TCTGTAGCGGTTGAAGGCTATGAGACTGGCGAACATGCTCCTGGACTGAGACTGAGAGGAACAGGGGCATACAGAGCTGCCCATCACATAATCA AGGCACATGCTAAAGTTTGGCATACTTATGATACACAATGGAGGgcaaaacaaaaag GTCTGATTGGCATCTCTCTGTCTGGAGATTGGGGAGAGCCGGTGGATATGAGCAACCAGAAAGACATTGAAGCAGCCGAGAGATATGTCCAGTTCTACCTGGGCTGGTTTGCCACACCCATCTTTCACGGAGACTACCCTCAAGTGATGAAAGACTTCATTG GAAGGAAGAGTGTCCAACAGGGCCTCGGGACGTCTCGCCTGCCCACATTTTCCACCCAAGAGAAGAGCTACATCAAGGGGACCTGTGACTTCCTCGGCATTGGTCATTTCACCACCCGCTACATCACCCAAAAGAACAACCCATCAggtcagagcagcagcagctacttCACTGACCGTGACCTAGCGGAGCTGGTTGACCCGCAATGGCCTGACCCCGGATCTGAGTGGCTCTACTCCGTGCCTTGGGGTTTCAGACGTCTGCTCAATTTTGTCAAG ACTCAGTATGGGAACCCAATGATTTATGTTACCGAGAATGGAGTCTCTGAGAAGATGTTATGCACAGAGCTGTGTGATGACTGGAGGATACAGTATTATAAAGACTACATCAATGAGATGCTCAAAG CTATCAAAGATGGAGTCAATGTGAAGGGCTACACCGCGTGGTCCCTGCTGGACAAGTTTGAGTGGGATGAAGGCTACTCCGAGAGGTTTGGCTTGTACTATGTGGACTTCAGGAACAAAAACAAGCCTCGCTATCCCAAAGCTTCTGTTCAGTTTTACAAACGCGTCATCAGCTCCAATGGATTTCCCAATCAGAGAGAG GTTGAGAACTGGAGGAGGAAGGCTATTGAGACCTGTTCCTCAAGCAACCAGCTCCTAGCTGCAG AGGAACAGCGGAGTACTGCTGCCAATATTCTAAGACTTATACATG ACCCTTTGACCAGCCACATGGAGATGGTAACTGAGATCGTTGTTCCCACTGTGTGCACACTCTCTATTTTGCTCAGTGCCGTCTTCCTTATGTTCCTGCTGCGGAGGCGGAACTAG
- the snapc5 gene encoding snRNA-activating protein complex subunit 5, with product MHSRLQELKKEEETLLKIKVMLQDQLNRLKFEEGALKSIISAQTEEGASQRSSPETEVHINLDDESEINRTKLLLNAAVDFDMEEEEDDDNDDEEEEEDEEEDDDNDNELGFEYVPEDNEEDDY from the exons ATGCACAGCCGTCTGCAGGAGTtgaagaaggaagaggagactCTCCTCAAAATCAAAGTCATGCTACAAGACCAGCTAAACAGGTTGAAG TTTGAAGAAGGGGCCTTGAAATCTATCATTAGTGCTCAAACAGAAGAAGGAGCCTCTCAGCGCTCTTCTCCAGAAACTGAG GTTCATATTAACCTTGATGATGAGAGCGAGATCAATCGAACCAAACTGCTACTGAATGCCGCTGTAGATTTTgacatggaggaggaagaagatgatgataatgatgatgaggaggaggaggaggatgaggaagaggatgatgacaatgacaatgagCTTGGGTTTGAGTATGTGCCTGAGGACAATGAGGAAGATGATTACTGA
- the lctlb gene encoding lactase-like b isoform X2: MQCKHFPLANHSAISKQLKQCSELHNETSFHTDRKDSSGEGWCYNRRRTIEIAPIDIFSLLRGLLFEESSAPRDSSSSNTPAANEFFIKYTAGFSWGAGSSAYQTEGAWDKDGKGLSIWDVFSHKKGKIQQNDTGDSSCEGYHKVKDDVSLIKELKLNHYRFSISWPRLIPTGIKSDHINEKGIQYYDGLIDQLLENKITPIVTLYHWDLPQVLQEKYGGWQNISLVNHFNEFANLCFERFGNRVKYWMTFNNPWSVAVEGYETGEHAPGLRLRGTGAYRAAHHIIKAHAKVWHTYDTQWRAKQKGLIGISLSGDWGEPVDMSNQKDIEAAERYVQFYLGWFATPIFHGDYPQVMKDFIGRKSVQQGLGTSRLPTFSTQEKSYIKGTCDFLGIGHFTTRYITQKNNPSGQSSSSYFTDRDLAELVDPQWPDPGSEWLYSVPWGFRRLLNFVKTQYGNPMIYVTENGVSEKMLCTELCDDWRIQYYKDYINEMLKAIKDGVNVKGYTAWSLLDKFEWDEGYSERFGLYYVDFRNKNKPRYPKASVQFYKRVISSNGFPNQREVENWRRKAIETCSSSNQLLAADPLTSHMEMVTEIVVPTVCTLSILLSAVFLMFLLRRRN, encoded by the exons ATGCAGTGCAAACACTTTCCACTAGCAAACCATTCAGCAATTTCTAAACAGCTAAAACAATGCAGTGAGCTTCACAATGAGACCAGCTTTCACACTGACAGAAAGGACAGCTCTGGAGAAGGGTGGTGCTACAACAGGCGACGTACAATAGAGATTGCACCAATAGATATATTCAGCTTACTACGTGGTCTGCTGTTCGAGGAGAGCAGTGCACCCAGGGATTCAAGCTCATCAAACACACCTGCTGCAAATGAATTCTTCATAAAGTACACAG CTG GATTTTCATGGGGTGCCGGAAGTTCAGCCTATCAAACAGAAGGGGCCTGGGACAAAGATGGAAAAGGACTGAGCATCTGGGACGTGTTCAGTCATAAGAAAggcaaaatacaacaaaatgacACCGGGGACTCCTCTTGTGAGGGCTACCACAAAGTCAAG GATGATGTTTCTCTGATAAAGGAGCTGAAGCTTAACCACTATCGTTTCTCCATATCCTGGCCTAGACTCATCCCCACTGGCATAAAGT CTGACCatataaatgaaaaaggaatacaatactatgatggACTGATTGACCAGCTGCTGGAAAACAAGATCACTCCCATTGTAACTTTGTATCACTGGGATCTTCCACAG GTCTTACAGGAGAAATATGGTGGATGGCAGAATATAAGCTTGGTCAATCATTTCAATGAATTTGCTAACCTGTGCTTTGAAAGATTTGGCAACCGAGTCAAGTACTGGATGACTTTCAACAATCCATGG TCTGTAGCGGTTGAAGGCTATGAGACTGGCGAACATGCTCCTGGACTGAGACTGAGAGGAACAGGGGCATACAGAGCTGCCCATCACATAATCA AGGCACATGCTAAAGTTTGGCATACTTATGATACACAATGGAGGgcaaaacaaaaag GTCTGATTGGCATCTCTCTGTCTGGAGATTGGGGAGAGCCGGTGGATATGAGCAACCAGAAAGACATTGAAGCAGCCGAGAGATATGTCCAGTTCTACCTGGGCTGGTTTGCCACACCCATCTTTCACGGAGACTACCCTCAAGTGATGAAAGACTTCATTG GAAGGAAGAGTGTCCAACAGGGCCTCGGGACGTCTCGCCTGCCCACATTTTCCACCCAAGAGAAGAGCTACATCAAGGGGACCTGTGACTTCCTCGGCATTGGTCATTTCACCACCCGCTACATCACCCAAAAGAACAACCCATCAggtcagagcagcagcagctacttCACTGACCGTGACCTAGCGGAGCTGGTTGACCCGCAATGGCCTGACCCCGGATCTGAGTGGCTCTACTCCGTGCCTTGGGGTTTCAGACGTCTGCTCAATTTTGTCAAG ACTCAGTATGGGAACCCAATGATTTATGTTACCGAGAATGGAGTCTCTGAGAAGATGTTATGCACAGAGCTGTGTGATGACTGGAGGATACAGTATTATAAAGACTACATCAATGAGATGCTCAAAG CTATCAAAGATGGAGTCAATGTGAAGGGCTACACCGCGTGGTCCCTGCTGGACAAGTTTGAGTGGGATGAAGGCTACTCCGAGAGGTTTGGCTTGTACTATGTGGACTTCAGGAACAAAAACAAGCCTCGCTATCCCAAAGCTTCTGTTCAGTTTTACAAACGCGTCATCAGCTCCAATGGATTTCCCAATCAGAGAGAG GTTGAGAACTGGAGGAGGAAGGCTATTGAGACCTGTTCCTCAAGCAACCAGCTCCTAGCTGCAG ACCCTTTGACCAGCCACATGGAGATGGTAACTGAGATCGTTGTTCCCACTGTGTGCACACTCTCTATTTTGCTCAGTGCCGTCTTCCTTATGTTCCTGCTGCGGAGGCGGAACTAG
- the lctlb gene encoding lactase-like b isoform X3: MQCKHFPLANHSAISKQLKQCSELHNETSFHTDRKDSSGEGWCYNRRRTIEIAPIDIFSLLRGLLFEESSAPRDSSSSNTPAANEFFIKYTAGFSWGAGSSAYQTEGAWDKDGKGLSIWDVFSHKKGKIQQNDTGDSSCEGYHKVKDDVSLIKELKLNHYRFSISWPRLIPTGIKSDHINEKGIQYYDGLIDQLLENKITPIVTLYHWDLPQVLQEKYGGWQNISLVNHFNEFANLCFERFGNRVKYWMTFNNPWSVAVEGYETGEHAPGLRLRGTGAYRAAHHIIKAHAKVWHTYDTQWRAKQKGLIGISLSGDWGEPVDMSNQKDIEAAERYVQFYLGWFATPIFHGDYPQVMKDFIGRKSVQQGLGTSRLPTFSTQEKSYIKGTCDFLGIGHFTTRYITQKNNPSGQSSSSYFTDRDLAELVDPQWPDPGSEWLYSVPWGFRRLLNFVKTQYGNPMIYVTENGVSEKMLCTELCDDWRIQYYKDYINEMLKAIKDGVNVKGYTAWSLLDKFEWDEGYSERFGLYYVDFRNKNKPRYPKASVQFYKRVISSNGFPNQREVENWRRKAIETCSSSNQLLAAARRKSKEHAEMPKVWPVHDEV; this comes from the exons ATGCAGTGCAAACACTTTCCACTAGCAAACCATTCAGCAATTTCTAAACAGCTAAAACAATGCAGTGAGCTTCACAATGAGACCAGCTTTCACACTGACAGAAAGGACAGCTCTGGAGAAGGGTGGTGCTACAACAGGCGACGTACAATAGAGATTGCACCAATAGATATATTCAGCTTACTACGTGGTCTGCTGTTCGAGGAGAGCAGTGCACCCAGGGATTCAAGCTCATCAAACACACCTGCTGCAAATGAATTCTTCATAAAGTACACAG CTG GATTTTCATGGGGTGCCGGAAGTTCAGCCTATCAAACAGAAGGGGCCTGGGACAAAGATGGAAAAGGACTGAGCATCTGGGACGTGTTCAGTCATAAGAAAggcaaaatacaacaaaatgacACCGGGGACTCCTCTTGTGAGGGCTACCACAAAGTCAAG GATGATGTTTCTCTGATAAAGGAGCTGAAGCTTAACCACTATCGTTTCTCCATATCCTGGCCTAGACTCATCCCCACTGGCATAAAGT CTGACCatataaatgaaaaaggaatacaatactatgatggACTGATTGACCAGCTGCTGGAAAACAAGATCACTCCCATTGTAACTTTGTATCACTGGGATCTTCCACAG GTCTTACAGGAGAAATATGGTGGATGGCAGAATATAAGCTTGGTCAATCATTTCAATGAATTTGCTAACCTGTGCTTTGAAAGATTTGGCAACCGAGTCAAGTACTGGATGACTTTCAACAATCCATGG TCTGTAGCGGTTGAAGGCTATGAGACTGGCGAACATGCTCCTGGACTGAGACTGAGAGGAACAGGGGCATACAGAGCTGCCCATCACATAATCA AGGCACATGCTAAAGTTTGGCATACTTATGATACACAATGGAGGgcaaaacaaaaag GTCTGATTGGCATCTCTCTGTCTGGAGATTGGGGAGAGCCGGTGGATATGAGCAACCAGAAAGACATTGAAGCAGCCGAGAGATATGTCCAGTTCTACCTGGGCTGGTTTGCCACACCCATCTTTCACGGAGACTACCCTCAAGTGATGAAAGACTTCATTG GAAGGAAGAGTGTCCAACAGGGCCTCGGGACGTCTCGCCTGCCCACATTTTCCACCCAAGAGAAGAGCTACATCAAGGGGACCTGTGACTTCCTCGGCATTGGTCATTTCACCACCCGCTACATCACCCAAAAGAACAACCCATCAggtcagagcagcagcagctacttCACTGACCGTGACCTAGCGGAGCTGGTTGACCCGCAATGGCCTGACCCCGGATCTGAGTGGCTCTACTCCGTGCCTTGGGGTTTCAGACGTCTGCTCAATTTTGTCAAG ACTCAGTATGGGAACCCAATGATTTATGTTACCGAGAATGGAGTCTCTGAGAAGATGTTATGCACAGAGCTGTGTGATGACTGGAGGATACAGTATTATAAAGACTACATCAATGAGATGCTCAAAG CTATCAAAGATGGAGTCAATGTGAAGGGCTACACCGCGTGGTCCCTGCTGGACAAGTTTGAGTGGGATGAAGGCTACTCCGAGAGGTTTGGCTTGTACTATGTGGACTTCAGGAACAAAAACAAGCCTCGCTATCCCAAAGCTTCTGTTCAGTTTTACAAACGCGTCATCAGCTCCAATGGATTTCCCAATCAGAGAGAG GTTGAGAACTGGAGGAGGAAGGCTATTGAGACCTGTTCCTCAAGCAACCAGCTCCTAGCTGCAG CTAGAAGAAAATCCAAGGAACATGCAGAAATGCCAAAGGTTTGGCCAGTGCATGATGAAGTTTAG
- the lctlb gene encoding lactase-like b isoform X4 gives MLPRCAFSVCHCHVFVLVLCLSSAEDFDWTKNDHSSFYYGTFPAGFSWGAGSSAYQTEGAWDKDGKGLSIWDVFSHKKGKIQQNDTGDSSCEGYHKVKDDVSLIKELKLNHYRFSISWPRLIPTGIKSDHINEKGIQYYDGLIDQLLENKITPIVTLYHWDLPQVLQEKYGGWQNISLVNHFNEFANLCFERFGNRVKYWMTFNNPWSVAVEGYETGEHAPGLRLRGTGAYRAAHHIIKAHAKVWHTYDTQWRAKQKGLIGISLSGDWGEPVDMSNQKDIEAAERYVQFYLGWFATPIFHGDYPQVMKDFIGRKSVQQGLGTSRLPTFSTQEKSYIKGTCDFLGIGHFTTRYITQKNNPSGQSSSSYFTDRDLAELVDPQWPDPGSEWLYSVPWGFRRLLNFVKTQYGNPMIYVTENGVSEKMLCTELCDDWRIQYYKDYINEMLKAIKDGVNVKGYTAWSLLDKFEWDEGYSERFGLYYVDFRNKNKPRYPKASVQFYKRVISSNGFPNQREVENWRRKAIETCSSSNQLLAAEEQRSTAANILRLIHDPLTSHMEMVTEIVVPTVCTLSILLSAVFLMFLLRRRN, from the exons ATGCTGCCCCGCTGTGCATTCAGTGTGTGCCATtgccatgtgtttgtgttggtgctGTGTCTGTCTTCGGCTGAGGACTTCGACTGGACAAAGAACGACCACAGCTCCTTCTATTATGGCACTTTTCCAGCTG GATTTTCATGGGGTGCCGGAAGTTCAGCCTATCAAACAGAAGGGGCCTGGGACAAAGATGGAAAAGGACTGAGCATCTGGGACGTGTTCAGTCATAAGAAAggcaaaatacaacaaaatgacACCGGGGACTCCTCTTGTGAGGGCTACCACAAAGTCAAG GATGATGTTTCTCTGATAAAGGAGCTGAAGCTTAACCACTATCGTTTCTCCATATCCTGGCCTAGACTCATCCCCACTGGCATAAAGT CTGACCatataaatgaaaaaggaatacaatactatgatggACTGATTGACCAGCTGCTGGAAAACAAGATCACTCCCATTGTAACTTTGTATCACTGGGATCTTCCACAG GTCTTACAGGAGAAATATGGTGGATGGCAGAATATAAGCTTGGTCAATCATTTCAATGAATTTGCTAACCTGTGCTTTGAAAGATTTGGCAACCGAGTCAAGTACTGGATGACTTTCAACAATCCATGG TCTGTAGCGGTTGAAGGCTATGAGACTGGCGAACATGCTCCTGGACTGAGACTGAGAGGAACAGGGGCATACAGAGCTGCCCATCACATAATCA AGGCACATGCTAAAGTTTGGCATACTTATGATACACAATGGAGGgcaaaacaaaaag GTCTGATTGGCATCTCTCTGTCTGGAGATTGGGGAGAGCCGGTGGATATGAGCAACCAGAAAGACATTGAAGCAGCCGAGAGATATGTCCAGTTCTACCTGGGCTGGTTTGCCACACCCATCTTTCACGGAGACTACCCTCAAGTGATGAAAGACTTCATTG GAAGGAAGAGTGTCCAACAGGGCCTCGGGACGTCTCGCCTGCCCACATTTTCCACCCAAGAGAAGAGCTACATCAAGGGGACCTGTGACTTCCTCGGCATTGGTCATTTCACCACCCGCTACATCACCCAAAAGAACAACCCATCAggtcagagcagcagcagctacttCACTGACCGTGACCTAGCGGAGCTGGTTGACCCGCAATGGCCTGACCCCGGATCTGAGTGGCTCTACTCCGTGCCTTGGGGTTTCAGACGTCTGCTCAATTTTGTCAAG ACTCAGTATGGGAACCCAATGATTTATGTTACCGAGAATGGAGTCTCTGAGAAGATGTTATGCACAGAGCTGTGTGATGACTGGAGGATACAGTATTATAAAGACTACATCAATGAGATGCTCAAAG CTATCAAAGATGGAGTCAATGTGAAGGGCTACACCGCGTGGTCCCTGCTGGACAAGTTTGAGTGGGATGAAGGCTACTCCGAGAGGTTTGGCTTGTACTATGTGGACTTCAGGAACAAAAACAAGCCTCGCTATCCCAAAGCTTCTGTTCAGTTTTACAAACGCGTCATCAGCTCCAATGGATTTCCCAATCAGAGAGAG GTTGAGAACTGGAGGAGGAAGGCTATTGAGACCTGTTCCTCAAGCAACCAGCTCCTAGCTGCAG AGGAACAGCGGAGTACTGCTGCCAATATTCTAAGACTTATACATG ACCCTTTGACCAGCCACATGGAGATGGTAACTGAGATCGTTGTTCCCACTGTGTGCACACTCTCTATTTTGCTCAGTGCCGTCTTCCTTATGTTCCTGCTGCGGAGGCGGAACTAG